One Odontesthes bonariensis isolate fOdoBon6 chromosome 17, fOdoBon6.hap1, whole genome shotgun sequence genomic window carries:
- the sos2 gene encoding son of sevenless homolog 2, giving the protein MQPQQIYDFSSDENSQKWRGLFVQALRKVQQQVHPNLTAKEDALQHIEELILQLLNMLCVAQPRSVQDVEERVQKTFPHPIDKWAIADAQAAIEKRKRRNPLLLPVDKIHPMLKEVLGYKVDYHVSLYIVAVLEYISADILKLAGNYVGNIRHYEISQQDIKVSMCADKVLMDMFEQDEDIGLMSQCTEEPSSSGEVTYDDLVRLEIAEERQYLRELDLIIKVFRHHFLSNTKIFTAQDVEVIFSNILDIHELTVKLLGLIEDAVEMTADGSPHPLVGSCFEDLAEEQAFDPYETLSQDILSKDFHEHFSSLMARPTVGLYFQSIAEGFKEAVQYVLPQLMMVPVYHCMHYFELLQQLQEHSEEQDDRECLKQAITALLNLQSSVERIYAKYQPRRKPGEPMSRLYSRQVRSKQLAIKRMNEIQKSIDGWEGKDIGQCCSEFILEGPLLRAGAKHERHNFLFDGLMISCKANQSSRLPGSGSGAEYRLKEKFVLRKIRIVDREDSAELRHAFELIGKDENCAVFCARTAEEKAAWMAALVTLQYHSTLDRMLDTVLQTEEQEHPLRLPSPEVYKFAVQDSEENIVFEDKVQSKTGIPIIKAGTVVKLIERLTYHMYADPNFVRTFLTTYRSFCTPKELLILLMDRIEIPEPKPTEEDRETLWNDDQQMAAELQRFRKEYVQPVQLRVLNVLRQWVEHHFYDFENDQDLRSRLEDYITSKIQLRGKSMRKWVESINKIIRRKLQTQSNGVSHNITFESSPPPIEWHICKASQLEMFDLMTLHPIEIARQLTLLESELYRAVRPSELVGSVWTKEDKETNSPNLLRMIRHTTNLTLWFEKCIVEMSNLEERVAVLTRVIEILQVFQELNNFNGVLEVVSAINSVPVYRLDHTFEGIPERKKKILEEAVELSQDHFKKYLAKLKSINPPCVPFFGIYLTNILKTEEGNPDYLRRQGKDLINFSKRRKVAEITGEIQQYQNQPYCLKVEPDIRRFFENLNPMGNMSEKEFADHLFKTSLDIEPRHCKQAARFPRKTTYNLKSPGIRPVRTSTSGTIKGHPVALEREPPQKIAFRSIAETELDTSMSSASVPTSPNTPTPPQSASSDLSSVFMEHDLSSSYSGCNSIFAPVLLPPSKFQSVSCGSLHQLVVDLKPPPLPPRRKDAMSDAKLSSRSDCPPAIPPRLPPPLPRNQPRPLVYNGPPNDGPLPSPPPPPPRDPLPDTPPPVPQRPPEIFINYPVNMQPSPVGRYHWDFSSSPSSPNTPPSTPSPRVPRRTCPLSASQNSLCPVPITAPPVPPRHNSSPQLPKLPPKTYKREAMQPPLQGLSLVENTDSSQ; this is encoded by the exons GTACAGCAGCAGGTCCACCCGAACCTGACGGCGAAGGAGGATGCCCTCCAGCACATCGAGGAGTTGATCCTGCAGCTGctcaacatgctgtgtgtggCCCAGCCTCGCTCTGTACAGGACGTAGAA GAGCGTGTCCAGAAAACTTTTCCCCACCCTATCGATAAGTGGGCAATCGCTGATGCCCAGGCAGCTATAGAGAAACGCAAGAGAAGGAATCCCTTACTTCTCCCCGTGGACAAGATACACCCCATGCTCAAG GAGGTTTTGGGCTACAAAGTAGACTACCATGTTTCCCTGTACATCGTGGCAGTGCTTGAATACATATCGGCAGATATACTCAAACTGGCAGGCAACTATGTCGGCAACATTCGGCACTATGAAATCAGCCAGCAAGACATCAAGGTGTCCATGTGCGCAGACAAA GTGTTGATGGACATGTTTGAACAGGATGAGGACATCGGCTTGATGTCACAGTGCACCGAGGAGCCTTCTTCTTCTGGGGAGGTTACGTATGACGACCTGGTCAGGCTTGAAATCGCAGAGGAGCGGCAGTACCTGCGAGAGCTCGACCTTATCATCAAGGTGTTCCGGCATCACTTCCTGTCTAACACCAAAATCTTTACAGCTCAG GATGTTGAGGTGATCTTCAGTAACATCTTGGACATCCACGAGCTGACGGTGAAGCTCCTCGGACTGATCGAGGACGCGGTGGAGATGACCGCCGATGGCAGCCCTCACCCGCTGGTTGGCAGCTGCTTTGAAGATCTAGCAGAG GAGCAGGCGTTTGACCCCTACGAGACCTTGTCTCAGGATATCCTCAGCAAGGATTTTCATGAGCACTTCAGCAGCCTGATGGCACGACCTACAGTTGGCCTCTACTTCCAG TCGATTGCAGAGGGCTTCAAAGAAGCTGTCCAGTATGTCCTCCCCCAGCTGATGATGGTCCCGGTGTACCACTGTATGCACTACTTTGAGCTGCTGCAG CAACTTCAGGAGCACAGTGAAGAACAAGACGACAGAGAATGTCTGAAACAGGCAATTACAGCTCTGCTTAACCTTCAGTCTAGCGTGGAGCGGATCTATGCCAAGTACCAGCCTCGCCGTAAACCTGG CGAGCCAATGTCCCGCCTGTACAGCAGGCAGGTTCGTAGCAAACAACTAGCCATCAAGCGCATGAACGAGATCCAGAAAAGCATCGACGGCTGGGAGGGGAAAGATATCGGTCAGTGTTGCAGTGAGTTCATCCTCGAAGGGCCGCTTTTACGAGCAGGTGCTAAACATGAGAGACATAACTTCCTGTTCGACGGCCTGATGATCAGCTGCAAGGCCAATCAGAGTTCACGGCTCCCGGGTTCAGGTAGCGGGGCGGAGTACCGCCTGAAGGAGAAGTTTGTGCTCAGGAAGATCCGCATTGTGGACCGTGAGGACTCCGCAGAGCTGCGGCACGCTTTTGAACTGATAGGCAAAGATGAAAACTGTGCCGTTTTCTGTGCACGGACAGCGGAGGAGAAAGCGGCGTGGATGGCAGCACTAGTGACTCTTCAGTACCACTCCACTTTGGATCGGATGTTGGACACGGTGCTGCAAACGGAGGAACAGGAGCATCCTCTAAGACTGCCCTCCCCGGAGGTTTACAAGTTTGCTGTGCAGGACTCTGAGGAGAATATCGTGTTTGAGGACAAGGTGCAGAGCAAAACTGGCATCCCTATCATTAAGGCTGGTACAGTGGTCAAGCTCATAGAGAGGCTCACCTACCATATGTATGCGG ATCCCAACTTTGTGCGCACCTTTCTTACCACATACCGATCATTCTGCACACCAAAGGAGCTTCTCATCCTGCTGATGGATAG gattgAGATTCCTGAGCCAAAACCGACTGAGGAGGATCGAGAGACTCTCTGGAACGATGATCAGCAAATGGCGGCCGAGCTACAGAGGTTTAGAAAGGAATATGTGCAGCCCGTCCAACTCAG GGTTCTCAATGTTTTACGTCAGTGGGTCGAGCATCATTTCTACGACTTTGAGAACGATCAAGACCTGAGAAGTCGGTTGGAGGATTACATCACCAGCAAAATTCAACTTCGAG GCAAGTCCATGAGAAAGTGGGTAGAGTCCATCAATAAGATCATCAGGAGAAAGCTGCAGACGCAGTCAAACGGCGTCAGTCACAACATCACCTTTGAGAGCTCGCCTCCTCCCATCGAGTGGCACATCTGCAAAGCGAGTCAATTGGAAATGTTTGATCTCATGACCCTTCACCCCATAGAGATCGCCCGCCAGCTGACACTTCTTGAGTCTGAGCTCTACAG aGCCGTCCGACCATCGGAGCTGGTCGGCAGCGTCTGGACCAAAGAGGACAAAGAGACGAACTCGCCAAACTTGCTCCGCATGATCCGCCACACCACCAACCTCACACTGTGGTTTGAGAA GTGCATTGTAGAGATGTCAAacctggaggagagggtggcagtGTTAACGCGGGTCATAGAGATTCTTCAGGTTTTCCAGGAGCTCAACAACTTCAACGGCGTGCTGGAGGTGGTCAGTGCCATCAACTCTGTCCCGGTCTATAGGTTAGACCACACCTTTGAG GGAATAccagagaggaaaaagaaaatcctgGAAGAAGCTGTAGAGCTGAGCCAGGACCATTTTAAGAAATACTTGGCTAAACTTAAGTCAATAAACCCACCCTGTGTGCCTTTCTTTG gtaTCTATTTAACCAACATCCTGAAGACAGAGGAGGGTAACCCCGACTACCTCAGACGTCAGGGTAAGGATCTGATCAACTTCAGCAAGAGGAGGAAAGTGGCCGAAATAACAGGAGAGATCCAGCAGTATCAGAACCAGCCCTACTGTCTGAAGGTGGAGCCAGACATCAGG AGGTTCTTCGAGAACCTGAACCCGATGGGCAACATGAGCGAGAAGGAGTTTGCTGACCACTTGTTCAAAACCTCTTTAGATATTGAGCCACGGCACTGCAAGCAGGCTGCCCGATTT CCGAGGAAAACCACATACAATCTGAAATCCCCGGGGATCCGGCCCGTGCGAACGTCTACCTCTGGCACCATTAAGGGCCACCCCGTTGCCCTGGAAAGGGAGCCCCCACAGAAGATCGCTTTCCGCAGCATCGCTGAGACCGAGCTGGACACGTCGATGTCTTCTGCCTCTGTGCCCACCTCCCCCAACACGCCCACCCCGCCACAGTCGGCCTCTTCTGACCTCAGCTCGGTCTTCATGGAGCACGACCTCAGCAGCTCCTACAGCG GCTGTAACTCCATCTTTGCCCCAGTTCTCCTGCCACCTTCAA aGTTCCAGTCTGTCTCTTGTGGCAGCCTGCACCAGCTTGTTGTTGACTTGAAGCCGCCACCTTTGCCTCCTCGGAGGAAAGACGCCATGTCTGACGCAAAA CTGAGCTCCAGGTCTGACTGCCCACCAGCCATCCCACCCCGGCTGCCTCCCCCTCTGCCCAGGAACCAGCCTCGACCACTGGTCTACAATGGCCCCCCCAATGACGGACCGCTGCCCAGCCCTCCTCCTCCACCGCCCCGAGATCCTCTCCCCGACACGCCTCCCCCGGTTCCCCAGCGGCCCCCGGAGATCTTCATCAACTACCCCGTCAACATGCAGCCTTCGCCCGTGGGCAGATACCACTGGGACTTCAGCAGCTCCCCCAGCTCGCCCAACACCCCACCCAGCACGCCATCCCCTCGCGTCCCCAGGCGGACCTGCCCACTCAGCGCCAGCCAGAACAGCCTCTGTCCTGTTCCCATCACTGCTCCACCTGTCCCCCCACGCCACAACTCCAGCCCACAACTCCCGAAACTCCCACCAAAGACATATAAAAGGGAGGCCATGCAGCCACCGCTACAAGGCCTCTCATTGGTGGAGAACACCGACAGCAGCCAGTGA